Genomic window (Penaeus vannamei isolate JL-2024 chromosome 22, ASM4276789v1, whole genome shotgun sequence):
AAGGAGAAAATACTgactatattcatttatcttatttcagAGATGATGTATCTGAACATGAAATCTTCAGTTATCCACCCAACTTTATATTCATGTAAGATAATGTTTTCTTAATCCAGGGAACCCAAGGGCCTCATAAGCTTATTTCATAATAAAGCTTTGGaaattgattatttatttgtggGAGTCAAATGACACAGACATGTAGACCTATTGTTAGGGTGCTTGATAGGAAATGTTATTTATGTTAAAACCGTAATTTTACAAGTAACAATCTGTATGGAGAATCTCGGGAAGCAATTTTCACACTTGAATTATTATGCTATGAGCTGAAGTGAGGCAGTTGAAATGGATAAGAAATTAAGAACAATTCAATTGAAGTTGGATGTTCATTAATTAAGTTCTTGACTTGAATTAACCCCATGATGGAAGTTAGGCATGGaggcaaaacaaataaaaaatgagaatagataaaagataataaatagataaataaaattgaaTAGAATAGCAGATCGTTTAGACCAGCAAGACtggcgggagaggaagaagagctgAACGTtaatggggaaggagagtaaggTCTGATCTACAGAATGATTTGTACGTCTCCCCCTTTTGTTACACTGTTGCCCAGGGTTTGATGCAACTATTTTTTCTGCCAGTTTTCATGATATTAGTTTTGATCTGAACATCTGTAACCCTTGAAAAAATAATTGGTTAATGCCAAGCATATGATGTCACAATATTTACCTTATGTCGTTTTCCTCACTTCAGTAGTTATGGTAAAAACTAAAACCCTTTTTTTAGTCTGATATAGGTTACCAGAAAACTATGAAATTGTTTTGATATCCTTTTATTTTAGTGCACATgccatttttgtattattatttatctttcatgTTGTGTCTATTTCTTTCCTATATCTCCCATGTGATAAACAGATAACTCAAATGCTTCAATTTTGTGACTTTAAATTTTCTATCACATATCCTTATTAATCGTATATCTTTTGTAgatattattatgaaattatgtTTCCCAAGTACTTCGTAGTGTTATTGACTTTGATAtgcattttgtgattttttttctcaaaggtAGGATGTAGCCCAGCTGTTGTGAATTATGGGCCCTTGAGTAAAGAGAAGATGACTCAGGAGGAGGACGATCTGGAAGAAGAATTACGTTGCTTAGATATTCGTGAAGATCATGGGGCTGAAGAGAGTGATGTAACCCCTACAAATAcacctccatcatcacctccaATTTTGTATATAAAGAAGTACCCACCAAGTCAGCCTGTtggatatgaagaaaataaagattttgGAAGGTAAAGTAAACATTATATTAGCATAAAGTGTAAATTGATGTTATACATACATGCTGTGATGGATTACATCTATATTCATTTTGCTGGGTGAGGTATGGGTTTAAAATTGTATGTGATTATGATTTTCACAATTTCCATTATGGGAGCATTAATATCTTTTAACTGCTTTCAGACTTATTACAAATCTTTAGTAACTTGATATCATACTTGGTAAAAACTAGATACAACAGGTTTGATATCATACTTGGTAAAAACTAGATACAACAGGTTTGAATCCAGTATCTCTGAAATTTAAATGTTTATCATACTTGGTAAAAACTTTAGATACAACTGATTTGACTTCAGTATCTCTGGAATTGATAACTTTTAGTAGTAATGTATGATGATATATTACAGATATTCAAGAGGAGATGACAATGAATGCAGATCAGACTCCTCTTTATCATGGGGTGATGATGAGTTTGAAGGAGAGGCCACCAGACAAGTCAGTGCCCTCTTTGACCAACTTGACTCTTTGCTCTATCAGGATGACTCTGTAACCTCTGCTGTGCCATGGTTTGTTAGTGGAAGCACAAAAGTGTGTGTGAACGAGGATGAGAAAACTGTTTCACCTGCTGGAAGTATTGGGTACTTCTCAAGTCCAGAGAGTAATGCTGATGAACACATTGAAACCAATATAAAAACAATTAACAAAGATACAATTTTTAATGTGGATAATGTGGGATCACAAACGTTATTGTTAAACAGTGCAAGATTATTAGAATCAAGTTCTGGATTAGGTAGTGATCTTCTGGTAGCCCCTGAACCGACTCCAGAATTACTAGAGGAATGCTCAAATTGGGTACACCACTTTCCACATTTTAGGTAAGTTGCTTTTCTAAATTAGGTCTTGGTATATCACTACTGCTGGTTGTTATGACTGTGACTAAACTGGGGATAAATAATTctgggtgtatatgtgtaattgTTGACATAAATACTTGATGTACTGTATGTATTTGAACAATGCTTCtccttatgtttgtgtttttctaaTGTCAACAGAATTAGGGGGCGTGTATTGGAGACATCATTGCTTAATATCATAGAGCAGTATATGAATGAAGATTCTCTGTAAGTACTACTATTAAAAGATTtgcataatagtattaatgaaagGATACTAGTGCTCTACGTACTGCACAAGTTAAGGAATAGTTACTCTATGTACTTTAAAATTCCTACTGTATTGTATGTCAGTCATTCTCCTTCAATTTTTATGTTAACactttggttatttattttcagGCATGAAGAAACCTTAGAAAATGAGGAAGTGATTGAAGAAGATGGTCACTTTCACCATCTGCTGCCTATAGTTAATATTGTCAGTGCCAATCAAGTAAAAAATTCTTCTCATGTTAATCCAAAGACAGGGACTTCCAGTAGTCGAGTGTGTAGTGGATCAAATGATCCAGAAGTACTAAAAGAGCAAGTGCTCATAATGCTCTTTGATCATTTGTGGCCTACAGTGACAAAAGCAATTGAACCACTGCTTCATTCATATGCCAAGTATGTAATTGAACAGTCAGTacaatattcatctctctctaggGAGCCCAGTACTAGAGGGGCCAGAAGGGGTAGACAGACTCCTGTAAGAAAATATAGTGCAGATCTTGGGAGAGCTACTCAGAGGCACCTAAAGCTCCCAGAGAGTGTGAATAGACCTGATAGTGGCATTTCTGTTAGAGGATACAGAGCAAATCGTCCATTGAGTGGAATCCAGCGACCATCAAGTGCTATAAATAGATTGCAGGGTTTTCAGCCTACACCAAGTATCCACCAAGGAGAATTACAAGAACTTCTGCAGGTAACAACAAAACCATTGCAGAATGGAGAAGATAGATTACGTTCTAGAATCTCTTCTGCTTCACATACCCGTGAGTCTTCAGCTCGGTCCAGTCTGTCTTTGGTATCTCTTCCTTCTGTCACAACTCCTCGAGGCACAACACAGCGACCTGTATCTTCTAGAGCAGCTCATCATCTTCTGACCCCCATGCGCATTGACAGTTTTAGTACCACTTTGGAGCAAAGGCCATCATCTACCTCATCATATAATGCTCGTTCTAGGTTTGTGCATTATTCTTTATGATTCTTATTGTCGTTTTATAAACagtgttattatttattagtacTGCATTGTTCATTATCTTGACCCATTGGATTTGGGTGCCTTGTACCTTGCATGTGGACCAAAATTTGGACATAAGGTTTCTTTGAGTGGCAACTCTCTCAGGTGTGTAGTTTGTAGGGAATTGTCCTGAAACCATCCATGGAATTTAATATAGGATACTCAGATGTATGAAAATAAGCTCTTAGTATTTGTATCTCCTGTATATCGAACATGTAAAGAGATTTTCTTAGTATTAAAAGGAACAGTgagatatacatgtaaaaaatGACCACAGTAGTATGTTGAATATTTCTTAGTAGAGTTGATATGTTTTAGCATGATAAAAAATTACTTGAAGAGGTATAGAACATTTACTATAAATAAAATCTTGATTAATGTAGGACAGAAATCTCGAGTATATTGCATGGTGTTATAAGGTAGGATCAAGCCAACTTAGAAATATTTCAAGTTTTGAGGGATGATATGAAAGCTGTTGGATAGGTTACCTTGGATGTAAGTTTTCAGTTGTTTTCAGTAAAAAATCCAGTTTGGAATGTCTTGGTATCTATAATGACCCAATGCCTTTTGGTATATGGAACTATTTGGAGATATTTTAATGACATTCATAGTACATTATATTGTGTATTAAGTATTCAGAAATAACTAATTGTAACATTTTGACCTCTCAGATTTCAGGAAAAATTCCATCATTTAAGTAGACAAGGTACAATACAAGAAATGAGCAGTAATGTATCGGCTGTGGAAATTGAGGAAGAACCACAAGATTTTCCAAGTCCTACATGGTCTCGGCACATATCTTTCTTACCACCAATTGCAGATAATTCAAGCAGTAATTTACCAAAGGTAAGATAGCTACAATTAAGCTGTACATTGAGatcatgtgtaaatgtgtatgtgtttatgtcttttGTTTCAAAgagttttatgttattttatgttttaaaaTCAAGGGTATCATGCTAATATTTTTTCATGTGATAGGTATATAGTGGTCCATCACTCTCAAGACAGAATTCATCCTCAAGAAGATCTGCCTCAGGAGAAAGAAGTTACCAGCCCAGTGGACATGACACTGTAAGTGGTGTATTATATAGGTTCAAAGTCATAAGGTAATATTGCTTTGTAGATTGTAGCTTAAATCTTGGCATGTACTGTTAAAACTAAGCTTTTTGTTTAGATCTTTCCTTTGCACATTGCTTATAAATTGCTGTTCCATATAGACTCAGATTTAACTACTATTAGGACTGTTAAAACTAAGGAATAAATAGATCACAACTTTAGTTGGTAACaggcatgcataaatatataatgagTTCAGTCAGAAAAGCATAAACTGATGGAAAATGTAAGATTattgagtttatatatattaaataatgatgTAAGAAGTTTTtgattaaagagaaaaggaaaacaattaaCTTAATATCTTGTCATGGAGCTTAATATAAAGTCTTGTAGCTGTACTGGCAGACTGAAAAACTTTAATGTGTAAGATCTACACCATGTCCCTTCTACTTCCTGAACTTTTTACAGTTGACTACTCCCAAATGTGGTTTAGATCAATTCAGTCTTTTCAATTTCCAGTATTGTTCTCttaatttattttagattttGCTGGTCAAGATATAAGTATATTTGAAGTCAGCAAATAACAGTTAGTTAAACATTAAGTGACAAAAGCTCTATGCAtggaaaattttcaaaaataagtATTACAATCTAGCAAACTATACCAGCAGCAGTCCCAGGTAATGCCAGGGGAAGAATCGCAGCTATCCTCCCTTACTGTTAGAGGTACCACGTTGTCAGCAGCACATCGACCACATGCGCACACCAAACCCAAGAGGCATACATGGGGTAAGGTCCCATGTCCTGTAGCTACACTAAAATGAGAGCAGAAAAATTACTGTAGTCAGTGGACGTACAAGAAGTAGCTGGAGTCGTAAGCAGTAAATTAAGTAAGGGCACAGTTGAAAATCACAGTAACAAATTGTATAGGTTTGTGTATTTTATGGAAATTTCAGTGTTTCGTAATTTGAATTTGTAATGATTGATTTTAGCTGAATGTTATCAGTAACTTTCATTTCACAACCAAACAGTCAAGAttgttatataaaacatatttacatgcacTCGCATACATTTACCCACACCCACTCTCATaggcacacccacactcatacttacagtcacacactcacacacacacacacacacacacacacacacacacacacacacacacacacacacacacacacacacacacacacacacacacacacacacacacacacacacacacacacacacacacacaccgtcacactcacacacacacacacaccgtcacactcacacacacacacacaccgtcacactcacagtcacactcacagtcacactcacagtcACTCTCACAGTCATGCTCACAGTCtaactcacactcatactcattatcactcacactcacactcacactcacgctcacactttTGCAct
Coding sequences:
- the LOC113829561 gene encoding uncharacterized protein isoform X2 (The sequence of the model RefSeq protein was modified relative to this genomic sequence to represent the inferred CDS: added 59 bases not found in genome assembly) yields the protein MTQEEDDLEEELRCLDIREDHGAEESDVTPTNTPPSSPPILYIKKYPPSQPVGYEENKDFGRYSRGDDNECRSDSSLSWGDDEFEGEATRQVSALFDQLDSLLYQDDSVTSAVPWFVSGSTKVCVNEDEKTVSPAGSIGYFSSPESNADEHIETNIKTINKDTIFNVDNVGSQTLLLNSARLLESSSGLGSDLLVAPEPTPELLEECSNWVHHFPHFRIRGRVLETSLLNIIEQYMNEDSLHEETLENEEVIEEDGHFHHLLPIVNIVSANQVKNSSHVNPKTGTSSSRVCSGSNDPEVLKEQVLIMLFDHLWPTVTKAIEPLLHSYAKYVIEQSVQYSSLSREPSTRGARRGRQTPVRKYSADLGRATQRHLKLPESVNRPDSGISVRGYRANRPLSGIQRPSSAINRLQGFQPTPSIHQGELQELLQVTTKPLQNGEDRLRSRISSASHTRESSARSSLSLVSLPSVTTPRGTTQRPVSSRAAHHLLTPMRIDSFSTTLEQRPSSTSSYNARSRFQEKFHHLSRQGTIQEMSSNVSAVEIEEEPQDFPSPTWSRHISFLPPIADNSSSNLPKVYSGPSLSRQNSSSRRSASGERSYQPSGHDTQSQVMPGEESQLSSLTVRGTTLSAAHRPHAHTKPKRHTWGTPIIDGSRNRRLINSNQK
- the LOC113829561 gene encoding uncharacterized protein isoform X1 (The sequence of the model RefSeq protein was modified relative to this genomic sequence to represent the inferred CDS: added 59 bases not found in genome assembly) is translated as MTQEEDDLEEELRCLDIREDHGAEESDVTPTNTPPSSPPILYIKKYPPSQPVGYEENKDFGRYSRGDDNECRSDSSLSWGDDEFEGEATRQVSALFDQLDSLLYQDDSVTSAVPWFVSGSTKVCVNEDEKTVSPAGSIGYFSSPESNADEHIETNIKTINKDTIFNVDNVGSQTLLLNSARLLESSSGLGSDLLVAPEPTPELLEECSNWVHHFPHFRIRGRVLETSLLNIIEQYMNEDSLHEETLENEEVIEEDGHFHHLLPIVNIVSANQVKNSSHVNPKTGTSSSRVCSGSNDPEVLKEQVLIMLFDHLWPTVTKAIEPLLHSYAKYVIEQSVQYSSLSREPSTRGARRGRQTPVRKYSADLGRATQRHLKLPESVNRPDSGISVRGYRANRPLSGIQRPSSAINRLQGFQPTPSIHQGELQELLQVTTKPLQNGEDRLRSRISSASHTRESSARSSLSLVSLPSVTTPRGTTQRPVSSRAAHHLLTPMRIDSFSTTLEQRPSSTSSYNARSRFQEKFHHLSRQGTIQEMSSNVSAVEIEEEPQDFPSPTWSRHISFLPPIADNSSSNLPKVYSGPSLSRQNSSSRRSASGERSYQPSGHDTQQSQVMPGEESQLSSLTVRGTTLSAAHRPHAHTKPKRHTWGTPIIDGSRNRRLINSNQK